One window of the Longimicrobiales bacterium genome contains the following:
- a CDS encoding NAD-dependent epimerase/dehydratase family protein codes for MSGSVVFLTGATGFIGSRIARGLAAGGARLRCLVRSPASRAARSLEELGAELIPGDVNDPAALEHGLGGADLAYHIAAIYDIGVVDEAALEATNVDGTRAFLRAAQHARTPRVIYVSSTVALGPVAPDSTGDDQPPYAGPYPSIYHRTKSEAHRIAVAAQQSGQPVLIACPAYVYGPGDEGPAGKLIEDLLRRRVPTLIADPAWYSFVHVDDVAEALIALADRGTADGVYVLGGENERFDRFVQQVAELGNVFAPRPITPAPLARGIGRTLDAVARRTGVRFPLSLEGVNVVTRGRYTFGHARAARELGFTPRSLAAGLPETVAFFRAKLARGRRTPGA; via the coding sequence GTGAGCGGCAGCGTCGTCTTTCTCACCGGTGCGACCGGCTTCATCGGTTCCAGGATCGCGCGCGGCCTTGCAGCAGGCGGCGCCCGGCTGCGGTGCCTGGTGCGTTCGCCCGCCTCCCGCGCGGCGCGCTCACTGGAGGAGCTTGGCGCGGAGCTGATCCCCGGCGACGTGAACGACCCTGCCGCTCTCGAGCATGGCCTGGGCGGCGCGGACCTCGCCTATCACATTGCCGCGATCTACGACATCGGCGTGGTCGACGAGGCGGCCCTGGAAGCGACCAACGTGGATGGCACGCGTGCGTTTCTGCGCGCCGCACAGCACGCGCGCACGCCGCGCGTCATCTACGTGTCCTCCACGGTAGCCCTGGGCCCCGTCGCGCCGGATTCCACCGGAGACGACCAGCCGCCGTACGCCGGGCCGTACCCCTCGATCTATCACCGTACCAAGTCCGAAGCGCACCGGATCGCCGTCGCTGCACAGCAGAGCGGGCAGCCGGTGCTGATCGCATGCCCCGCGTACGTCTACGGACCAGGCGACGAGGGGCCGGCCGGAAAACTGATCGAAGACCTGCTGCGCCGCCGCGTGCCGACGCTGATCGCGGATCCGGCGTGGTACTCGTTCGTGCATGTCGACGACGTTGCCGAGGCGCTGATCGCGCTGGCGGACCGCGGCACGGCTGACGGCGTGTACGTGCTGGGCGGTGAGAACGAGCGTTTCGACCGGTTCGTACAGCAGGTAGCCGAGTTGGGCAATGTGTTTGCGCCGCGCCCGATCACGCCCGCTCCGCTCGCGCGCGGCATCGGCCGCACGCTCGATGCAGTGGCGCGACGTACCGGCGTGCGCTTCCCGCTGTCACTCGAGGGTGTGAACGTCGTAACGCGCGGGCGGTACACCTTCGGGCACGCGCGCGCTGCCCGGGAGCTGGGCTTCACGCCGCGCTCGCTGGCTGCGGGGCTGCCGGAGACGGTCGCGTTCTTCCGCGCAAAGCTGGCGCGCGGTCGGCGCACGCCCGGCGCCTGA
- a CDS encoding PBP1A family penicillin-binding protein translates to MPAAKLRAALQRARTRVAAGVRRLRPRHLLLANVVVWSIVALLWHRCGIAGCPNVERLASYQPGGATVLLDRNGQEFADLSPIDHDVVALDALPEHVPGAFLAVEDKRFYEHGGVDVRRVGGALLANAGARSVVQGFSTITMQLARNVWPETLPGRERTLQRKVLEIRVAREIERKFTKNEILELYLNNIYFGSGAWGIDAAARNYFGKPASELRLSEAALLAAMPKSPVLYNPRRYPERALARRNLVLELMAEQERVSEESAAESSDVPLRVRRDPPARRDGEERVAPWFTEAVRRVLEDRLGEDVYTTRLVVHTTLDPALQRIAARQLERQLDRIESGHYGAYDGDRYTGGPPESTRYLQGAVVMIEAASGDVLALVGGRDYSHSQFDRATRARRQAGSAFKPFVYAAALQQGFAASQHILDDTLRMELEGGEVWEPVNYGGTFRGFITLRESLVESRNIPAIRLAQDVGLANIERLARRAGIRSDVPDVPSAAIGSGAVTPLELTAAYTSFANLGTAVRPRLVDHVIDGVGAVVWQSEIEEEDVLDPAVAYIVTDMLRETVDQGTGRAVRQVGFGAAAAGKTGTTNDGADVWFVGYTPDLVAGVWMGFDVPEPIIEGANGGQLAAPLWGRLMDAVYEKRPTPPEWTAPERVVELPVDPATGLVLVEGCRPERGAAITELFVAGDEPASVCPAGTPARESRGLLARLGSWLERTWQRALHVLARHIGSEDERPIPPRTEERYIGTPRLPRAVEVADPIVPADSFRPRVRIFIPALDSIQRPDSLPRDTLRVITDSILLPPAAPPDTAAPSVDSVRVDTITVDTTTAADTLAH, encoded by the coding sequence ATGCCCGCCGCCAAGCTGCGCGCGGCACTGCAGCGCGCCCGGACGCGTGTCGCGGCGGGGGTGCGTCGACTTCGCCCGCGCCACCTCCTCCTCGCAAACGTCGTCGTCTGGTCCATCGTCGCGCTGCTCTGGCACCGCTGCGGCATAGCCGGCTGCCCGAACGTCGAGCGGCTGGCGTCCTACCAGCCGGGCGGCGCCACCGTGCTGCTCGACCGCAACGGCCAGGAGTTCGCGGACCTCTCGCCAATCGACCACGACGTCGTTGCGCTGGACGCCCTGCCGGAGCACGTGCCAGGTGCGTTCCTGGCGGTGGAGGACAAGCGATTCTACGAGCACGGCGGTGTGGACGTGCGACGCGTCGGCGGCGCGTTGCTCGCCAACGCTGGTGCACGCTCGGTCGTCCAGGGGTTCAGCACGATCACCATGCAGCTCGCTCGCAACGTGTGGCCCGAGACGCTGCCAGGCCGTGAGCGCACGCTGCAGCGGAAGGTGCTCGAGATCCGGGTGGCGCGCGAGATCGAACGCAAGTTCACGAAGAACGAGATCCTGGAGCTGTACCTCAACAACATCTATTTCGGCAGCGGTGCGTGGGGCATCGATGCGGCCGCGCGCAACTATTTCGGCAAGCCTGCATCCGAGCTGCGCCTGAGCGAAGCCGCACTGCTCGCGGCCATGCCGAAGTCGCCCGTGCTGTACAACCCGCGCCGGTACCCGGAGCGCGCACTGGCGCGTCGCAACCTGGTGCTCGAGCTGATGGCGGAGCAGGAGCGGGTGAGCGAAGAGAGCGCAGCGGAGTCGAGCGACGTCCCGCTGCGCGTTCGTCGTGATCCTCCCGCGCGGCGCGATGGCGAAGAACGTGTCGCGCCCTGGTTCACCGAAGCGGTGCGTCGCGTCCTGGAGGACCGGCTCGGCGAGGACGTCTACACGACGAGGCTCGTGGTGCATACGACGCTGGACCCGGCGCTGCAGCGCATCGCGGCCCGCCAGCTGGAGCGGCAACTCGACCGGATCGAGAGCGGCCATTACGGCGCGTACGACGGTGATCGGTATACGGGTGGTCCGCCGGAGTCGACGCGCTACCTGCAGGGCGCGGTCGTGATGATCGAAGCCGCGAGCGGTGATGTGCTCGCGCTGGTCGGCGGCCGCGATTACTCGCACTCGCAATTCGATCGCGCAACACGTGCGCGCCGGCAGGCGGGCAGTGCATTCAAGCCGTTCGTGTACGCCGCAGCACTGCAGCAGGGCTTTGCGGCGAGCCAGCACATTCTGGACGACACACTGCGCATGGAGCTGGAGGGCGGCGAGGTGTGGGAGCCAGTGAACTACGGCGGCACCTTCAGGGGCTTCATCACGCTGCGCGAGTCGCTGGTCGAGTCGCGCAACATACCGGCGATCCGACTCGCGCAGGATGTCGGCCTCGCGAACATCGAGCGGCTGGCGCGCAGGGCCGGTATCCGCAGTGACGTACCGGACGTGCCATCGGCGGCGATCGGCTCGGGTGCGGTGACACCGCTCGAGCTGACCGCGGCCTATACGAGCTTCGCCAACCTGGGCACAGCGGTACGGCCTCGACTGGTGGACCACGTGATCGACGGAGTGGGCGCAGTAGTCTGGCAATCGGAGATCGAGGAGGAGGACGTACTCGATCCAGCAGTCGCGTACATCGTGACGGACATGCTTCGGGAAACCGTCGACCAGGGAACAGGAAGAGCGGTGCGGCAGGTCGGGTTCGGTGCGGCCGCTGCCGGCAAGACCGGCACGACGAACGATGGAGCCGATGTGTGGTTCGTCGGGTACACGCCGGACCTGGTGGCGGGCGTATGGATGGGCTTCGACGTGCCGGAGCCGATCATCGAGGGCGCGAACGGCGGACAGCTTGCAGCGCCCCTCTGGGGACGGCTCATGGACGCGGTCTACGAGAAGCGCCCCACCCCTCCCGAGTGGACGGCGCCCGAGCGCGTCGTGGAGCTTCCGGTGGATCCCGCGACAGGGCTGGTGCTGGTCGAGGGGTGCCGCCCCGAGAGGGGAGCTGCGATCACGGAGCTGTTCGTCGCAGGCGACGAGCCCGCATCCGTGTGCCCGGCGGGAACCCCCGCGCGAGAGTCCCGCGGATTGCTCGCCCGGCTTGGCTCCTGGCTCGAGCGGACCTGGCAGCGCGCACTGCACGTGCTCGCGCGGCATATCGGCTCCGAAGACGAGCGGCCGATTCCGCCGCGCACGGAGGAGCGCTACATCGGCACGCCGCGACTGCCGCGCGCCGTCGAGGTCGCCGATCCGATCGTGCCGGCCGACTCGTTCCGACCCCGCGTCCGGATCTTCATACCCGCACTGGATTCCATCCAGCGCCCGGACTCATTGCCACGGGACACCCTGCGCGTGATCACCGACTCCATCCTGCTGCCACCAGCAGCGCCGCCGGACACGGCGGCACCGTCGGTCGATTCAGTGCGGGTGGATACGATAACGGTCGATACGACGACCGCGGCCGACACGCTGGCTCACTGA
- a CDS encoding methyltransferase domain-containing protein, with protein MACDCLNAGLDDVFGERFARREARRFRKHGLPRRAQRVIEVVRPLVRFHEATLLEGGAGVGGISIELLRHGIRQAVVVDAIPAAIRTARQLAEEYGVAHRMSGMVADFAHMEDDTVHDLVVLDRVVCCYPDWRGLLDAAASRASRTIAFTYPRAAWWTRLASSAGNGILWMGRRRFRMHVHPPEAMHAFLRSRGFAPRVAGRLGAWEICVAPRLAGT; from the coding sequence GTGGCCTGTGATTGCCTGAACGCAGGGCTCGACGACGTCTTCGGTGAGCGCTTCGCGCGCCGCGAGGCACGGCGGTTCCGCAAGCACGGACTGCCCCGGCGGGCTCAGCGGGTGATCGAAGTGGTCCGCCCGCTGGTCCGCTTCCATGAGGCGACTCTCCTCGAAGGCGGCGCCGGCGTCGGCGGCATCTCGATCGAGCTGCTGCGGCACGGCATCCGGCAGGCAGTGGTCGTCGATGCGATTCCTGCCGCCATCCGCACTGCCCGTCAGCTTGCCGAGGAGTACGGCGTTGCGCACCGCATGAGCGGCATGGTCGCCGATTTCGCGCACATGGAGGACGACACGGTGCACGACCTGGTCGTGCTCGACCGGGTCGTCTGCTGTTATCCGGACTGGCGCGGCCTGCTCGACGCCGCTGCCAGTCGCGCGTCCCGCACGATTGCGTTCACCTATCCGCGCGCTGCCTGGTGGACACGGCTGGCCAGCTCGGCGGGGAATGGCATCCTCTGGATGGGGCGTCGGCGCTTCCGCATGCATGTACATCCCCCGGAAGCGATGCACGCATTCCTGCGCTCGCGCGGGTTCGCGCCCCGCGTGGCGGGCCGGCTTGGTGCGTGGGAGATCTGCGTGGCACCGCGCCTCGCCGGAACCTGA
- a CDS encoding Phenylacetic acid catabolic protein: MARTTTASVELDGAARTATHDLILSLADSKRLLGMRYAEWILGAPELEAGIACASMAQDEWGHARLLYALLKEFDVDVDRVEHGREADEYCNMVALDEAPDDWAGLIAINVLCDGALTVQLEALRASSYVPLRQRVGKLLEEESFHAAHGAAWWRRFASASDASRTALHDAVQARAGDVLAWFGPDGPGARTLIGASVADGAGSTLRERFVEKIAPLLASAGLGDVFTNIEPSFESFEEARRRPHGRAPDRATIQRIRGDRNREFLMD; this comes from the coding sequence ATGGCCCGCACGACCACAGCCTCGGTCGAGCTGGACGGTGCGGCCCGCACCGCCACGCACGATCTCATCCTCTCACTCGCCGACAGCAAGCGACTGCTCGGCATGCGCTACGCGGAATGGATCCTGGGCGCGCCCGAGCTCGAGGCCGGCATCGCCTGCGCGTCGATGGCACAGGACGAGTGGGGACATGCCAGGCTGCTCTACGCGCTGCTCAAGGAGTTCGACGTGGACGTGGACCGCGTCGAGCACGGGCGTGAAGCCGATGAGTACTGCAACATGGTCGCGCTCGACGAGGCGCCGGATGACTGGGCAGGACTGATCGCGATCAACGTGCTCTGCGATGGCGCGCTCACGGTCCAGCTCGAGGCCCTGCGTGCGTCCAGCTACGTGCCGCTGCGCCAGCGCGTCGGCAAGCTGCTCGAGGAGGAGAGCTTCCACGCCGCTCACGGGGCGGCGTGGTGGCGCCGCTTTGCGTCGGCCTCCGACGCATCCCGCACCGCGCTGCACGACGCCGTACAGGCCCGCGCTGGCGACGTCCTCGCCTGGTTCGGCCCGGATGGTCCGGGAGCGCGTACACTCATTGGCGCTTCGGTCGCGGACGGGGCGGGCAGCACCCTGCGCGAGCGGTTCGTCGAAAAGATTGCCCCCCTGCTCGCCAGTGCCGGGCTCGGCGACGTCTTCACGAACATCGAGCCGTCGTTCGAAAGCTTCGAGGAGGCGCGGCGCAGGCCTCATGGTCGCGCACCCGACCGGGCGACGATCCAGCGGATTCGCGGTGATCGCAATCGCGAATTCCTGATGGACTGA